Within Desulfobacter sp., the genomic segment AATCGTTGCCGTTGATCCGGATGCCCACGGGATAGTCTTCCCCGGCCGTTTTTCTAATGGCCGCCATAATCTCAAACAGGAACCGGGTCCGGTTTTCAAAGCTTCCCCCGTATTCGTCGGTGCGGATATTGGAATTGGGGGCCAGAAACTGGTTGATGAGATAGCCGTGGGCCCCGTGGATTTCAATAAAGTCGAACCCTGCCTCCCGGCACCGCCGGGCCGACTGGGCAAAACAGTCCACCAATTCCTTGATTTCCTCTTTTTCAAGGGCCCTCACCTCCCCCTTGACCACGGCCGGGGCCGGGATGGCCGAGGGCGCCACCTTTTCCGGCAGGTAGGACTGGCGGCCGCCGTGCATGAGCTGGACACCGAATTTCACATCGTATTTTTTCACCCGATCCACCATTCCCCTGAGGGAGGGAATACAGGAATCATCATACATCTGGGGCAGATCGGGAAGCTCCTGGCCGCCGGGGTGGACCGAGCCGCCCCCCACCAGCATCATGCCGATGCCCCCCCTGGCCCTTGCCACAAAATACTCAATGAGCTGATCCGTGACATGGCATTGGTCATCCACACCAAAATTAATACTCATGGCAGACATGAGCAGACGGTTTTTGACATCCATATTTCCGACCCGGATGGGACTGAAGAGCTCAGACAGCATAAGCGGACTCCCCTTTTCAGCAATGGTTGAATTGACCTGACCCAAAAGTTATAACCAGACTTGGTAGGGAGTTACAAGTTTTTTCTCAGGACGGCACCCGCGAAGGGCCTCAACAATACAGGCAGGCCGGCGTTGGCAGGGGAATCTTCGCCGGGACAAGGGCAGAGGCCGGCATTATTACAACAGGCAACCGGGCTCAATCCACATCGCCAATGTCCAATTCCGGAAATCGTTCCCGGGCACAATCGGGGCATATGCCGTGGCTGAATTCCGCATTGGAATATTTTGTCATATAGGTTTCCAGGCGATCCCAGGCATCGGCGTCATTTCGAATCTTGTGGCAGTACATGCAGATGGGGATAATGCCCTGGAGGGTTTTCACATGCAAAAGCGCCTCCTTGAGTTCCGCCACCTTCTGTGCCAGCAGCATTTGTGTATTCACCAGCCGTTTGGCGACAAAGATACGGGCCTGGAGTTCATTTTGATCAAAGGGCTTGGTGATGTAATCGTCGGCACCGGCGTCAAAGCCTTTGACAATATCGTCCTTACTGTTGCGGGCGGTCACCATGATGATATACGCCTGGACATGCTGCACCGTTCTTTGTTTAATCCTGCGGCAGACCTCTATCCCGTCCATTCCGGGCATCATCCAGTCCAAAAGTGCGATTTTAGGCGAATCCTCTTTTTCCAGAATACTCAACGCGGCGTTGCCGTCCCTTGCGCTCAGGGTGTCAAATCCCCATTTTTTAAAGCAGCCTTCAAGAATCAGGAGGGTCGTCATATCATCTTCGGCAATTAATATTTTCATATAAATAAATGCTCCAGTTCTTTTTTTAATATGGAAAATGCCCGGTCCAGCATGGGCAGGATAGATTGAATCCGGTCCAGGTCCCCCTTTTTCCCCGCTTCTTCGATGCGGGCGCCAATATCGCTGAGGGCCATGGCGCTGAGGTTTCCGGCAGCGCCTTTGATCTGATGGCCCTGATTGCCGGCCTCCTCAACCGCCTGCTGTTGGATCAGTTCTTCAAGCCGGCTTATCTGCCGGGGCATATCGGCCAAAAAACTGTCAATCACTGTTTTTACCAGGTCCGGATCCCCCATCAGGCGATCGGACAATTCGTCCATGCAAAACACGGGCAAATCGCAATGCTCCGGTTTTTCACCGTTTTTTTCTTCCACATCCGGTTGGCCCTTGGAGACGATGTCACCCGTTTCAGGGAGCCACCGTTCAAAGGCGGTTACCATGACATCCGCAGTTACCGGTTTGCTGATGTAATCATCCATACCGGCCAAGAGGCATCTGTCCTTATCCTTTTTCATGGCATGGGCGGTCATGGCAATCACCGGGGTTCTGCGCCGTTGATCCGTTTCTTCGAACTCCCGGATGGCACGGGTGGCGGACAGCCCGTCCATTTCGGGCATCTGCACATCCATGAGGACAAGGTCATATCGGCCCGCCTTAAAGGCTTCCACCGCTTTGACCCCATTTACCGCCGTATCCACATTGGTAAGATCCAGCTTTTTAAGAATACCGATGGCCACCTGGCGATTCACCTCATTATCCTCTGCGATCAATATCCGGGTATTTTTGCGGTAAAGCGACGGTACAGTATGGCGGGTCACGATGGACTGTTTTTTTCCGGTATTAAACGGGCCGGCCAAGATAGCAGACAGGCAGCTATACAGCTCCGAGAAGCCCACAGGTTTTATCAGATAGGCCGAGAAGCCGACCGCTTCAAACCGTTTGGCATCGCCGGCCTGGCCCATGGAGGTCATCATGATCAACTGCAGAGACTTCGTTTTATCATCCGACTTGATAATCTTACCCAAAGAAAGGCCGTCCATCACCGGCATCTGCATATCCAGGATGGCTATTTTAAAGGGGTCCCCATCCGCCAACGCCCCATGGAGAAGGTGCAGTGCCTCGGGACCGCCCGCCGCTTCCGAGACCCGGCACCCCCATGAAGCCAGCTGGCCCTGAAGAATTTCCCGGTTGGTTTTATTGTCATCCACGATCAGGATATGGGTTCCCTTCAGGTCGGCCAAGGTCCGCCGTTTTAAACCGGAAAAGGCCTCATCCTGCTTTTTGAAACAGACGGTGAACCAGAATTCCGCCCCGTCACCTTCCTGGCTCTTTACACCGATTTTACCCCCCATCATCTCGCACAGCTTTTTTGAAATACTCAACCCAAGCCCTGTCCCGCCGAATTCCCTCGTAGTGGAACTGTCTGCCTGGGTAAAGCTGTCGAACAACATCAGGTGTTTTTCCGGGGAAATGCCAATCCCGGTATCTTTTACAGAAAACAATAACTCCACCTGGGTTTCCGTCTCTTTTTCCAGATGGGCCAACACACTGATTTCCCCCTTCTGGGTGAATTTTACGGCATTGCCCACCAGATTCACCAGGATCTGGCGAAGACGGGCCGGGTCTCCCTGTAATAGGGCCGGCACTTCAGGGGCCGCCGCGCAGATAAATTCCAGATCTTTTTCCTGGACGCGATGGGACATCATGGTCCCCACATCGTCCAGCAATACCCTTAAATCAAAATCGATGGTCTCGATTTCCAGCATGCCGGCCTCAATTTTCGAAAAATCAAGGACATCGCTAATAATGCTCAGCAGGGATTCGCCGCAGCTTTGGATGTTGCCGGCGTAATGCCGCTGTTCCCGGGTCAGTCCGGTGTCGAGCAGCAGTCCTGTCATCCCGATGACACCGTTGAGCGGGGTTCTGATCTCATGGCTCATATTGGCAAGGAATTCGCTTTTGGCCATATTGGCAATTTCTGCCTGCAGGGCCATCTGGTTGGCCGTGGCAATGGCTTTTTCAAGTTCCCGGTTGATCATGTTCAACTCATGCCGGGACTTTTTTTCCCTTGTGATATCCTGGAAGTTGGTCACCATGCCCATGGGCCGTCCCTTGGCACTCAAAAGAAGGCCGGCACCGATACGCACATCGATGATGGTATGATCCTTGGTATATCGCCGGGTTTCAAACCCGGACACCTTTTCTCCGTTCAATACCCGTTTGACTGCCTCTATGGTGTCGGGGCGGTCCTCGGGAGGAACAAAATCAATCTTCTGCCCTTTCAATTCCGCCAGTGTCCAGCCAAAAACCCTTGTGAAGCCGGGGTTGAGGTAGGTTACCCGCCCGTTGACATCGTAAACCACCAGGGGATCCACAATGGTTTCCATGACGGTGTGCCGGCTGTCTTCACTTTCGTGCAGGGCTGCCTCGGCCGCTTTCAGCCGGCTGATATCCATGAAGGCCTCGATAATCACCTTTTCATCCTCGAGTTCAATGGATAGGGCGGTTTTGTATACCGGGATTTTTTCTCCATCCCGGCGGATCACCTCCTTTTCAGACTGGTCCACCTTCTGCCGCAGATCGGTGATGGGGCATTTCCCCCTCTGGGCCGGACAGATGCTGTCATGACAGATATGGCCCACCAGGTCTGATTTTTCACCAAAACCGGTCATGGCCAAGGCCGCCTTGTTGACCCGGCGGATGACTTTTTTATCATCCACGATCATCATACCGATGGGGATGTTTTCAATTATTTTTTCTGTGGTCTCAAGGGCCTTTTTAAGCTTATCTTCTATTTCAAGGGTCCGGGTAATGTCCTTATCCACGCCGCGGTAGCCCAGCAGATTGCCCGAGGCATCAAGAACCGGCACCCCGTTGGTCAGCAGGCAGACCCGGGTGCCGTCCTTTCTCAGGTTCCAGTTTTTCAAATCGACGATGGGGGCTTTTTTGTCCATGATCCGGGCAAAGGCATCTCGAACGTCCCGGACCCTATCTGCGGGCATGAAATCAAAGGGGGTTTTCCCCAGCACCTCTTCATCATCGTATCCAAGCACCTGTTTCAGATTCCCGGCCGTAAAGGTATACCGTCCCAGGTGGTCCATCTCCCAGATCCAGTCGGCCATGCTCATGGAAATATCGCGAAAACGGCTTTCACTCTGGGCCAGAATTTTTTCGGATCTTTTATACTTGCTGATATCCCGGACCTGTCCCAGCCGGGCCTGGGATTTCTTAAGCGGGGGGATATCGCTACCTGAACTCAATGAGCCTGTAATTCGGCCATTGGAATCCCTCAAAATGGCATTCCGCCATTCAATGGCGCGTTCCTCCCCCGACTTGGTGATCACCCGGCTTTCATAATATTCCGCCGGGGCAATGGTGCCTGCCATCAATTGGTGATACCCCTTAAGGCCATCCTCGATGTCGGCCTTGGGCAGGCAGGTCTCAAACCAGTTTTTGCCCATTAATTCTTCTTCACTGTATCCCAGGATATCCAACCCGTATGGATTGATATATGAAATAAGCCCCTTGTCATCAATGGCAACGATAACCACCCTGGCAGCGGAAAGATACCGTGCGAAATCCGAAGGATTATTCTCCGTTGTGGAGACCTGTTTCGTCATTGCAACATCCTGTTTTTACAAAAATGGCTTATAAAAAAACTCTGCCCTAAGGGGTATCGTCGGGGGGGATATTGGAGCGGCCTGTTGTGGAATTTATATGGCGCACCAACCACCCAGGGACATTACGGAGAATGATACGTCAAGCGCACCGGTTACGTCAACAGATTGTTACCCAGGGGCCATAGGGGGGGCCAACTCCGCCGGCACGCCCACTGGATATGCAAGGCGCAGTAAATATTCAGCGGCAGTCACCGCAATAGTCAGGGACGAAAGGGGCCCTCCTTGGGAAAAACCTGTTGCCCTGGGAGGGCCTGTGTTATGTTTGCCGATACATCAACGAACTTAATCGAGACGCTGAAAATGAACTTATTTGAAATCGACCAGCAGACCTGCAACAAAGACGGCATATGCGCGGCTGTCTGCCCTGCCAAAATCATAGATTTCCGGAAAGGCCGGTTACCCGTCCCCATTGCCGGGGCAGAGAAGGCGTGCATAAAATGCGGCCATTGCGTGGCCGTCTGCCCCACTGCCAGCCTGACCCACCGGGAGATACCGGTGGAACACTGCCCGCCCGTACAAAAGGACCTCCATCTGTCGGCCGGCCATTGCGAGCATTTTTTAAGAAGCCGCCGTTCCATACGGGTATACAAAAACAAGGCCGTTCCCAGGAATGACCTCCAGAGATTAATCGAGATGGCCCGGTATGCGCCCTCCGGTCGAAATTCCCAGGATGCGGAATGGTTGGTTCTGGAGAACAGGGATGGGCTGCGCAAACTGGCCGGGATTGCTGTCGACTGGATGCGCTGGGTGATCGCCAACCAGCCGGACCTCGCATCGTCCATGCACCTGGGAAGAGCCATACAGCGGTGGGAAAACGGGATCGATATCATTTTCCGGGATGCGCCGGCGCTCATCGTCACCCACGCGGAAAAGGATAATCACAGGGCCCCCACTTCCTGCAACCTTGCCCTGGCCTATCTTGAACTGGCCGCCACCGGCATGGGACTCGGATCCTGCTGGGCAGGCTACTTCAACAGGGCGGCCAACGCCTTTCCGCCCATGATGGAGGCCCTGGCGCTGCCTGAGGGACACACAAGCTTCGGGGCCGTTATGGTGGGCTACCCCAAATTCAATTACCACCGTCTGCCTTTACGCCGGCCGCCCAGAATCATCTGGCGTTGACCCATGAGGTTCAAATGCTAAAATCATTTGCAATCCCATCCCGAAACCGGTATTTTTGTCCGCCAAATTAAAAAATACCAGCCGGAAAAATGAACAAAACATTGCCAGATCACAACCATTATCGAAGAATTAAACACCTTGCCGCATCGGCCTTCCTCCTCCTGCTGCCATTACAGAATTTAAATGCCGCCCCTCTGGATTCAGGCCGGTCAGACCATGACAACAGTATAGTGAAAGAAGCGTATAAGGATGGGATTGTCATCCGGCGCTCTGAATGGGACACAGACGACCGGAAGAATGGAACCGTTCAATATTTCTATGACAACGGCCGGATCAAGAACCAACGCAAATATGAAAACGGCAGCCTTTTATCCGAAAAAAGATACGATAAAAACGGTCTGTTGACTCAGCATATTTCAAAAATGTGGAAGGTATGGGAACCGTGGCATCACCACAGGGAGACCCACCATATTAACAGGAAAAAAGAAAACGGCCAGACGGTTGAGGATCATTACGATCAACAGGGTGTCCCCATCAAGTCCATTAAATATAAAAGCAGACTGGGGTTCACCTCTCCGTTGGATGCAATTAAAAAGAGTTTCAGCCTATCCGCAACCGGGAACCGTACATCCGATCCCCCCAAAACCGGTTTTAAAAAACGACACATTCTATCCGATGCCGTTTATTATGACCGGACCGGCACCGTCCGCCTCCATAAAACCAAAAAAGGGAAAAGCACTATCGAAACCCGGTTTTACCATGTTTCAAATTTGGACATTAAAACAGAAGACGGTTATCACCGGGAAAAGAACAGCATGTACCGTATGGTCTGGATCAACGGCGTAAAGCTGGGCACCCTATGGGCCCGGAGCCAAAAGCCCCTCAACTATAAAGTGGATGAAACATCCACTTTGGTGTTCAATAAGATATGCACCACTTCAGCCCGCGACCGGGCCTTTCATATGGGAAAAAGGCCCTGACCAGCAGCCTGGATGATAACCCTTCGTTCTATGCGGCCGGGGAATCCGGCATTCGCCGAATGCCATTTCATCAGAAAGGCCCGAACCCGATGGCCACGGCAGCCATGAGAAAGGCCATGGACAGGGCGGCAATGCCGGCCTGCATCTTCCAGGTCCACCGGATCCACTTGGGATAGGAGACCACGGTGAAGCTCAGGCCGATGAGGAGCAGGGCATTGGTGGGGAAGACCATGTTGGAAAACCCGTCCCCCATGTCAAATGCAAATACCGCCGTCTGACGGGTCAGCCCCACCAGATCGGCCAGGGGGGCAATAATGGGCATGACCAGAAAGGCCTTGGCCGAGGCCGAGGAAATAAAAAAATTCAGGGCCAGGGTGAGCAGGTAAATATAAAAACCGGCCTGGTAAGGATTTGTCCCTTCAATGGCATTGGAGGCGTAAAAAAGGATGGTATCCATGACATGCCCCCGGGTCATGATGTGGGGGACGCTCATGGCCATGAGGATCAGCAGGATACCGGGCAGCATGTTCATGGCGCCTTTGCCCAGCACCTTGAGCAGCTCTCTCCAGGAATAACCGATGATCCGGCCGGCACCGGCGCCGCCGATGAGAAAAAGCAGGGCCACCGCCGGAAAGGCCGCATCCGACGGCAGGGCCGGGACCAGTCCGGCCAGGACCATGAAGACAATGGCAATGGCCATGCAGGCCCCGAACCAGAGCGCCGCCCGGACCTTTCTGGGGTCATCCCCCGTCCCGTCTCCCACCACCTTTTCCACGCTGAACCGCCCCCGTATCCTGGCATCTGCCTCAAACACCGGGGAAAGGGCCGGCTCTTTTTCTATTTTGCGGGCATACCGGCTGACAAAAAAGTAGCAGAGAATAAAGGCGGCAATAAAAAAGAGGATCCGGAACCAGGCCCCGGAAAAGAGGGGCAGGTCGGAGAGTTCCTGGGCAACGGCAATGGTAAAGGGATTGGTCACGGCTGCGGAAAACCCGAAGGTCAGGGCCAGCATACTCATGCCGAGGCCCGTGAGGGAGTCCCAGCCCAGGGCCAGGGACATGGGCACAATGATCACGATCAGGGGCACCAGGGCCTCGTACACCCCCACAAAGGCGGCAAGGAACATCATGACGAAAATGAGCACCCCCATGAGCCGGTATTTGTTGTGCCGGAACCGGGCCACGGTCCAGGCCAGCAGTTCCCGTAGCACCCCGCCCTGTTCCAGAACGGTGAAGGAGCCCCCCAGAAAAATCATAAACAGGGAGAGGACCAGGATCATCAGCCAATTGTCCCCCCAGATCACCTCCACAGGGGCCGTGAACCAGCGCCAGAAGGGAAAGGAAACATCTTCCAGATAGTGGAATGAACCGGGCACCACGGCCATGCGGCCCGAAGCCGCCACCCGCTCATAGGCCCCGGCCGGAATCCACTGGGTCAGCCCCCCTGAAAATATAATGAGGAGCAGGAGGATCCCCAATGCCGTTAGAAAGGGTTTGACCCCTATTTTGAGCATGGAATCGTCATTCGAATCCTCACGGGGGGCAGGAGTTTCCATTTCCTGGCTTGCGGTGATCTCTGTCATATTTTCTCCTCTGGGTTAAAGGTGGCAGAAAAGACGGATATAAAAGGCCAGTCCCTTTTCCAGATTCTCAAGGGAGACCCTCTCATTGACGCCGTGGATGGTGGACACATCTTCCGGGGTGAGCACCAAAGGGGTAAACCTGAGGATATTCTCCGTCAGGCCCCGGTAATGTTTTGAATCGGTGGAGCCGTTGACAAGAAAGGGGACGGCAACGGCATCGGGATGGGTGTGGGCCAGGATAGTTTCAATCAATTCAAAGGCCCTTCCCCCGGCCTGGGCGGCGGCCAGGGGTTCATTGGCCATCCAGTCCCCGGCCTGGGCAACCTCAAGCCCATCATCTTTCAGGGTCCGGCGGTGGTATTCCCGGACCCGGGCAATGGAATCCCCGGGCAGAATCCTGTGGTTGACCAGACAGGCGGCTTCCCCGGGCAGGACATTCTCCTGCTCCCCGGCCCGGCAGACAGTGGCGGCCCGGGTGGTGCAGACCAGGCTGTCCGTGGTTCGGTTTTTAGAAAAAATATGGAGAATAAGGGGGCGTGTCAGCCAGAGATTGGCGAAGACCAGGCCCAGGCCCATGGGAACATGGGGAACGAAGCGCTCCAGCATATTGGCCAGCACCGGGTCCAGGCGTTTGGGGAAGGGCCGCTTTTCAAGCCGTACAATGCCCCGGGCAAGGCGCCCCACTGCCGTCCCTTCCAGGGGAGGCATGGAAGAATGACCGCTCTCCCCGGGGGCGGTAACCTTAAAGGTGACAAACCCCTTTTCCGCCTGGCCGATGAGGGCTGCGGGGGTTCCCTTTAAAAAAGCCAGCTGGTCCCTGGCAATAATCCCCCCCTCATCCAGAACAAAATCAAAGGCCAGATTCCGCTCCCTGAACAGGGCCGCAATCTTTCCGGCCCCCTCCATGCCTGAAATTTCCTCGTCCCCGCCGAATGCGAACCAGATATCCCGATCCGGCACCCGGCCCTCTGCCAGAAGGGTTTCGGCCGCCTCCATCTGGAATGCCAGCTGGCACTTGATATCCAGGGCGCCCCGTCCCCAGAGTATCCCATCTTCCACCAGTCCGCTGAAGGGTGGGTGGGTCCATTTTTCATTTCCCTCCTCCTGGGCCGGCACCACATCGTAATGGGCCAGGAACAGCACCGGCTTTTTTCCAGAATTTTTTCCCTTCCAGTGAAAAACCAGGCCGAAATCCCCGATAACCTCCCGGTCCATCTGCTTATGGACCAGGGGATACATGGTTTCCAATTCCTCCCGGAACCGCTTGAATTGGGAGAGGTCCCGACGCCTTCTGTCGGTCCAGGAAATTGTGGGTATCCTGATCATCCCCGAGAGCCGCCGGACGAATCCGGCAAAGTCCGCCACCGGCAGATCCATTTCCTCCCGGGAATCGCCAAGCGAAAGGATATATTTTTGTTTGATGGAAAAATAACGGACAAAAGAAACCAGGACCAGTCCGCCGGCAATAGACATCAGGATCACGGCAATGGGGAACAGAGTCATATCATCAACCATCCTTAGCAGTTAGAAGACCTGAAAAGCTATATCAGGCAACTGCGGACAAATCAATAAAAACGAAACCATAATATTGACCGAATAACACTGGTGATGATTTTCAAATGGCCGAAAAGGGGTTTACGGACATGAACCTTAAATTCCGTTTCAAATTAGCAAGTTAGATAATTCGGGGGTATACGGGTTCAAAATCATGAACTTCAGGGAAAAGATAAATGGGGACAAAAGAGTCAACATATAGCCCTCATTGCTATAAAAACAAGTAGTTATCAAATTTTCATTTTTTATGGCACAAAAACTGCTATGTTACTTATCAAGATAAATTTTTTCATCTTTTTTTCCTTTTCCGAAAGCGGCTGCCGGGATGACCTGGCAGCCTTTTTGGGTTTTTGGCCCCCTTGCTTATTGTTAACCTGGATCTCCCGAACGGCTCTGCCCCCTGAAAATGGGCTTGCAATCCCGGTGGGAATCAGACTAATCTCCAGTCCTGTTGATGGGGTGGGGAGAGCAGTCAATGGTCAAGGTGGAAAACCATTCATATCCCATCAGCGTCCCGAATTGGGTATTCCGGCCTTGGCAGACCCGACAACCAGGAGATCCGGTGCAGAATGACTGAAAATGGACATCATGATGATGAGCCGCCCCTTGGCATGCATCGGATGAATAAACAAAGGGTGTATAAATGTCTTTAGAAACCGTTCTTGATTACTTTTCAAAATACGATATGGCCCACCGTGTGATGGTTTTAAAACGATCCACGGCAACCGTCGAAGAAGCGGCCCGGGCCCACGGCGTTGATCCTGACCAAATCGGAAAAACCCTGTCCTTTAAGATTGATGACCTTCCCATCCTAATTGTGGTCGCCGGCCAAGCGAAGATTGATAATAAAAAGTATAAAAAATTTTTTTCCAAAAAGGCAAAAATGCTCACTAGGGATGAAGCCCTGTTGCATACCGGACATCCCATCGGGGGCGTCTGCCCTTTCGGATTAAAGGCCCCCGTGGATGTTTACCTGGATGTATCACTGAAAAAGCATTTGGAAGTCATTCCGGCAGCCGGAGACCCCTATTCTTCAATCCGGTTGACAATAGAAGAACTTGAAAAACACTCAAACTGCAAAGAATGGGTGGACGTCTGCAAATATGATGACAGCAGCCGGGGCATAAGAAAAGATTAAGGTCCCACCGCCCTGATGCCGGCCAGTGAAAACCTGGTGACATGGTCAACCAGACGCTTGATCATGGCCGGGTCCGGGGTCTGGCCCAGGAAATACTCCATATCGTTGGGGGAGATGCTCAACAGGATCCGGCACTGGCTGGCAATCCCCATTTCGCAGAAAATAAGGGTCTCCTCGTCGGGCCGTCCCCCCATGATCCGGGTGATAATCTCGTGGAGGGCCCGGCGCCGGGGTTCGATGGTCTCATACCAGGCGTCCTGGATCAGGCCGGTGGGGTTCACCAGTTCGGCCATGTAAAGCCGGCTGAAATGGCCTTTTTCTCCGGGATCCATGAGGTTCTTGATCAGGGTATGGATATAGTGGCGGAGCTCTTCTTCGGGCGAACGCTCCGCCGCAGAGTCGAAGAGATCCTCGCCGAACAGGTCCAC encodes:
- a CDS encoding response regulator transcription factor translates to MKILIAEDDMTTLLILEGCFKKWGFDTLSARDGNAALSILEKEDSPKIALLDWMMPGMDGIEVCRRIKQRTVQHVQAYIIMVTARNSKDDIVKGFDAGADDYITKPFDQNELQARIFVAKRLVNTQMLLAQKVAELKEALLHVKTLQGIIPICMYCHKIRNDADAWDRLETYMTKYSNAEFSHGICPDCARERFPELDIGDVD
- a CDS encoding PAS domain S-box protein; this translates as MTKQVSTTENNPSDFARYLSAARVVIVAIDDKGLISYINPYGLDILGYSEEELMGKNWFETCLPKADIEDGLKGYHQLMAGTIAPAEYYESRVITKSGEERAIEWRNAILRDSNGRITGSLSSGSDIPPLKKSQARLGQVRDISKYKRSEKILAQSESRFRDISMSMADWIWEMDHLGRYTFTAGNLKQVLGYDDEEVLGKTPFDFMPADRVRDVRDAFARIMDKKAPIVDLKNWNLRKDGTRVCLLTNGVPVLDASGNLLGYRGVDKDITRTLEIEDKLKKALETTEKIIENIPIGMMIVDDKKVIRRVNKAALAMTGFGEKSDLVGHICHDSICPAQRGKCPITDLRQKVDQSEKEVIRRDGEKIPVYKTALSIELEDEKVIIEAFMDISRLKAAEAALHESEDSRHTVMETIVDPLVVYDVNGRVTYLNPGFTRVFGWTLAELKGQKIDFVPPEDRPDTIEAVKRVLNGEKVSGFETRRYTKDHTIIDVRIGAGLLLSAKGRPMGMVTNFQDITREKKSRHELNMINRELEKAIATANQMALQAEIANMAKSEFLANMSHEIRTPLNGVIGMTGLLLDTGLTREQRHYAGNIQSCGESLLSIISDVLDFSKIEAGMLEIETIDFDLRVLLDDVGTMMSHRVQEKDLEFICAAAPEVPALLQGDPARLRQILVNLVGNAVKFTQKGEISVLAHLEKETETQVELLFSVKDTGIGISPEKHLMLFDSFTQADSSTTREFGGTGLGLSISKKLCEMMGGKIGVKSQEGDGAEFWFTVCFKKQDEAFSGLKRRTLADLKGTHILIVDDNKTNREILQGQLASWGCRVSEAAGGPEALHLLHGALADGDPFKIAILDMQMPVMDGLSLGKIIKSDDKTKSLQLIMMTSMGQAGDAKRFEAVGFSAYLIKPVGFSELYSCLSAILAGPFNTGKKQSIVTRHTVPSLYRKNTRILIAEDNEVNRQVAIGILKKLDLTNVDTAVNGVKAVEAFKAGRYDLVLMDVQMPEMDGLSATRAIREFEETDQRRRTPVIAMTAHAMKKDKDRCLLAGMDDYISKPVTADVMVTAFERWLPETGDIVSKGQPDVEEKNGEKPEHCDLPVFCMDELSDRLMGDPDLVKTVIDSFLADMPRQISRLEELIQQQAVEEAGNQGHQIKGAAGNLSAMALSDIGARIEEAGKKGDLDRIQSILPMLDRAFSILKKELEHLFI
- a CDS encoding nitroreductase family protein → MNLFEIDQQTCNKDGICAAVCPAKIIDFRKGRLPVPIAGAEKACIKCGHCVAVCPTASLTHREIPVEHCPPVQKDLHLSAGHCEHFLRSRRSIRVYKNKAVPRNDLQRLIEMARYAPSGRNSQDAEWLVLENRDGLRKLAGIAVDWMRWVIANQPDLASSMHLGRAIQRWENGIDIIFRDAPALIVTHAEKDNHRAPTSCNLALAYLELAATGMGLGSCWAGYFNRAANAFPPMMEALALPEGHTSFGAVMVGYPKFNYHRLPLRRPPRIIWR
- a CDS encoding YfcC family protein; the encoded protein is MTEITASQEMETPAPREDSNDDSMLKIGVKPFLTALGILLLLIIFSGGLTQWIPAGAYERVAASGRMAVVPGSFHYLEDVSFPFWRWFTAPVEVIWGDNWLMILVLSLFMIFLGGSFTVLEQGGVLRELLAWTVARFRHNKYRLMGVLIFVMMFLAAFVGVYEALVPLIVIIVPMSLALGWDSLTGLGMSMLALTFGFSAAVTNPFTIAVAQELSDLPLFSGAWFRILFFIAAFILCYFFVSRYARKIEKEPALSPVFEADARIRGRFSVEKVVGDGTGDDPRKVRAALWFGACMAIAIVFMVLAGLVPALPSDAAFPAVALLFLIGGAGAGRIIGYSWRELLKVLGKGAMNMLPGILLILMAMSVPHIMTRGHVMDTILFYASNAIEGTNPYQAGFYIYLLTLALNFFISSASAKAFLVMPIIAPLADLVGLTRQTAVFAFDMGDGFSNMVFPTNALLLIGLSFTVVSYPKWIRWTWKMQAGIAALSMAFLMAAVAIGFGPF
- a CDS encoding M20/M25/M40 family metallo-hydrolase — protein: MTLFPIAVILMSIAGGLVLVSFVRYFSIKQKYILSLGDSREEMDLPVADFAGFVRRLSGMIRIPTISWTDRRRRDLSQFKRFREELETMYPLVHKQMDREVIGDFGLVFHWKGKNSGKKPVLFLAHYDVVPAQEEGNEKWTHPPFSGLVEDGILWGRGALDIKCQLAFQMEAAETLLAEGRVPDRDIWFAFGGDEEISGMEGAGKIAALFRERNLAFDFVLDEGGIIARDQLAFLKGTPAALIGQAEKGFVTFKVTAPGESGHSSMPPLEGTAVGRLARGIVRLEKRPFPKRLDPVLANMLERFVPHVPMGLGLVFANLWLTRPLILHIFSKNRTTDSLVCTTRAATVCRAGEQENVLPGEAACLVNHRILPGDSIARVREYHRRTLKDDGLEVAQAGDWMANEPLAAAQAGGRAFELIETILAHTHPDAVAVPFLVNGSTDSKHYRGLTENILRFTPLVLTPEDVSTIHGVNERVSLENLEKGLAFYIRLFCHL
- a CDS encoding YbaK/EbsC family protein yields the protein MSLETVLDYFSKYDMAHRVMVLKRSTATVEEAARAHGVDPDQIGKTLSFKIDDLPILIVVAGQAKIDNKKYKKFFSKKAKMLTRDEALLHTGHPIGGVCPFGLKAPVDVYLDVSLKKHLEVIPAAGDPYSSIRLTIEELEKHSNCKEWVDVCKYDDSSRGIRKD
- a CDS encoding CerR family C-terminal domain-containing protein codes for the protein MAKREDGKETRLRVLKSACDMFSARGFRKATVADICLKAGANRASINYYFGDKAGLYMECWKYAVDLFGEDLFDSAAERSPEEELRHYIHTLIKNLMDPGEKGHFSRLYMAELVNPTGLIQDAWYETIEPRRRALHEIITRIMGGRPDEETLIFCEMGIASQCRILLSISPNDMEYFLGQTPDPAMIKRLVDHVTRFSLAGIRAVGP